A single window of Nicotiana sylvestris chromosome 3, ASM39365v2, whole genome shotgun sequence DNA harbors:
- the LOC138888101 gene encoding uncharacterized protein: MELRESVVEVRRVNDRLMSIKLVVKECTINIVSAYALHAGLDEEVKGRFWEGLDEIVRHVLPAEQLFIRGDFNGHIGSTVGVYGEVHGCFSFGERNGGVTSLLDFARAFGLVIVNSSFPKREAHLVTFQNAVAKTQIDYLLPRRCDRGLCKDCKVIPDEILVTQHRLLVIDIGIMLKRRKRFDQQGEKVSKTSSKRSKTCTSTKTRSSLVKQD, encoded by the exons ATGGAACTTAGAGAGTCTGTGGTTGAGGTTAGACGAGTGAATGATAGATTAATGAGTATTAAGTTGGTGGTCAAAGAGTGCACCATAAACATCGTTAGCGCCTATGCGCTGCATGCGGGCCTAGATGAGGAGGTTAAAGGACGCTTTTGGGAGGGGTTAGATGAGATTGTGCGCCACGTTCTGCCTGCTGAGCAGCTATtcataagaggggatttcaatggtcatattgggtcgacCGTAGGTGTTTATGGCGAGGTGCATGGATGCTTCAGTTTTGGGGAGAGGAATGGAGGAGTTACCTCACTTTTGGACTTTGCTAGGGCTTTTGGGTTGGTGATTGTGAACTCTAGCTTCCCGAAAAGAGAGGCGCATTTGGTTACTTTTCAAAATGCGGTGGcaaagactcagattgactatctcctccctAGGAGGTGTGATAGAGGGTTGTGCAAGGATTGCAAAGTGATTCCGGATGAGATACTCGTGACACAGCATAGGCTATTGGTGATAGACATTGGTATAATGTTAAAGAGGAGAAAAAG gtttgatcaacaaggtgaaaaggtgtcaaaaaccagctcaaaaaggagtaaaacttgtacaagtaccaag